A stretch of the Perca flavescens isolate YP-PL-M2 chromosome 3, PFLA_1.0, whole genome shotgun sequence genome encodes the following:
- the LOC114553223 gene encoding uncharacterized protein LOC114553223, whose amino-acid sequence MSYRWLAKDDRHEQEEEGASGEEPVDDTGGAPDLAALYGLIQKSLQTQDRESFKQEQRWRSVQVQLNGFQDELEQCGDGGGEPPPAIPPAPAAPPAGPQMPATPPAAPAPAMGTRAAIPRLEEGDDVEQYLTTFERLATAYRWTQAVWAIFLVPYLTGRARSGYVAMDPYDVMDYFKVKAAFLAKYEISAKVYRQRFRDPNLQPGERVWRVSTC is encoded by the coding sequence ATGTCGTACAGATGGCTGGCCAAGGATGACCGGCATGAGCAGGAGGAAGAAGGAGCCAGCGGGGAAGAGCCAGTGGACGACACTGGTGGGGCACCAGACCTCGCAGCTCTGTATGGCCTCATACAGAAGTCCCTGCAGACCCAGGATCGTGAGTCATTTAAGCAGGAGCAGAGGTGGCGAAGTGTGCAAGTACAGCTCAACGGCTTTCAGGATGAGCTGGAGCAGTGCGGTGACGGAGGTGGAGAGCCGCCACCAGCCATCCCACCAGCACCGGCAGCGCCACCAGCAGGCCCGCAGATGCCTGCAACACCACCGGCGGCACCGGCGCCAGCAATGGGGACCAGAGCAGCCATACCAAGGCTGGAGGAAGGGGACGACGTGGAGCAGTACCTGACTACATTTGAGAGACTGGCTACAGCCTACAGGTGGACCCAAGCTGTCTGGGCTATTTTCCTGGTGCCATATCTAACCGGTAGGGCACGGTCTGGCTATGTAGCCATGGATCCGTACGATGTTATGGATTACTTCAAGGTGAAAGCTGCCTTCTTGGCAAAATATGAAATAAGTGCAAAAGTGTACCGACAGAGGTTCAGGGACCCAAACCTGCAACCGGGGGAGAGAGTCTGGAGAGTGTCAACTTGCTGA